The proteins below are encoded in one region of Helianthus annuus cultivar XRQ/B chromosome 2, HanXRQr2.0-SUNRISE, whole genome shotgun sequence:
- the LOC110926539 gene encoding eukaryotic translation initiation factor NCBP, whose amino-acid sequence MDASTDKINSQSEYDSSEDRERHSRELKAGLHPLKNKFVFWYTRRTPGVRTQTSYEDNMKQIMDFSTVEGFWVCYCHLARPSSLPSPTDLHLFKQGIRPLWEDSANCNGGKWIIRFKKAVSGRFWEDLVLALVGDQLDYSDNICGVVLSIRFNEDILSVWNRNASDNQVVMALRDKIKRHLKLPHGYVMEYKPHDASLRDNSSYRNTWLRG is encoded by the exons ATGGATGCTTCAACGGACAAGATCAACTCTCAGTCAGAGTACGATTCATCTGAAGATCGCGAACGACATTCGCGCGAACTTAAAGCCGGTTTACATCCTCTCAAG AACAAATTTGTATTCTGGTACACTCGGCGCACACCTGGAGTTCGTACACAGACATCATATGAAGACAATATGAAGCAGATAATGGACTTTAGCACT GTTGAAGGTTTTTGGGTGTGTTATTGTCATTTGGCTCGCCCATCATCCTTGCCAAGCCCGACTGATTTGCATCTTTTCAAACAGGGGATTCGTCCTCTTTGGGAG GATTCTGCTAATTGCAATGGTGGTAAATGGATCATACGGTTCAAAAAGGCTGTCTCAGGGCGTTTCTGGGAGGATTTG GTTTTAGCATTGGTAGGTGATCAACTTGATTACAGTGATAATATATGTGGGGTTGTGTTGAGCATCCGCTTCAATGAGGATATATTGAGCGTTTGGAACCGCAATGCATCTGACAATCAG GTGGTGATGGCTTTAAGAGATAAGATAAAACGACACTTGAAGCTTCCGCATGGATATGTTATGGAATACAAGCCACATGATGCTTCCCTGCGTGATAATTCATCATATCGGAACACTTGGTTGAGAGGATAG
- the LOC110926526 gene encoding uncharacterized protein LOC110926526 has protein sequence MDLEDEGWVSVPYDGLLEVHDDGDEKIFSRKYVKSPTKVYKQNYFDASHASQDYAEDEPVLEKQFDDKEEVKEIIKLPILITGRKDTSLEHLLEPESEPKPDPELNQDQIFQVFSKKENKYVEMKMGSPNSQEFELSRTETGPFQYEEKKDNCSPNMIKKEVVIWKESNERLMNLWKWGLNGIGGFCSLGMTAATICIIMYVNGKRHKQKKKLKFQNYPDNKRINQVVQKANEAMSAVRGVPLVNAQITHGGHYESL, from the exons ATGGATCTTGAAGATGAAGGGTGGGTGAGTGTTCCTTATGATGGGCTTCTTGAAGTCCATGATGATGGAGATGAGAAGATCTTCTCAAGAAAATATGTCAAGAGTCCCACAAAAGTTTACAAACAAAATTACTTCGACGCCTCACACGCGTCCCAAGATTACGCCGAAGATGAACCCGTacttgaaaagcaatttgatgacaaagaagaggtcaaagaaatcatcaaactcccaattttgATCACGGGGCGTAAAGATACTTCACTTGAGCATCTGCTTGAGCCTGAGTCTGAACCTAAGCCTGATCCCGAGTTAAATCAAGATCAGATCTTTCAAGTTTTCTCAAAGAAAGAAAACAAGTACGTCGAAATGAAAATGGGTTCCCCGAATTCTCAAGAATTTGAACTGTCTCGTACTGAAACGGGCCCATTTCAGTACGAGGAAAAGAAAGATAATTGTTCACCAAACATGATCAAGAAAGAAGTGGTTATTTGGAAAGAAAGTAATGAAAGATTAATGAACCTTTGGAAGTGGGGTTTAAATGGGATTGGTGGCTTTTGTTCTCTTGGCATGACTGCTGCTACCATTTGTATCATCATGTATGTCAATGGCAAAAGGCACAAACAAAAAAAGAAGCTTAAATTTCAGAATTACCCAGATAacaag AGGATAAATCAAGTGGTGCAAAAAGCAAATGAAGCAATGTCAGCAGTGAGAGGGGTTCCTTTAGTCAATGCTCAAATCACTCATGGTGGACACTATGAAAGTCTCTAG
- the LOC110926517 gene encoding uncharacterized protein LOC110926517, with the protein MEKIDKRGVCKQQTESTTDLFLKWGNKKRLRCVRVNDSDDPTGPSVAASGRRRVRRKVNSHFVTFSSDNDSREPSVTLPSARVTRNAELATNSRSESNRKASSEKEDRFYTAKGCTVAGGGGGLVVEESGGKSKHVWPKLYITLTSKEKEEDFMAMKGCKPSHRPKKRAKMIQRTILLVSPGAWLSDMCQERYEVREKKNTKKRPTGLKAMGSMESDSD; encoded by the exons ATGGAGAAAATAGACAAAAGAGGCGTGTGTAAACAACAAACAGAGAGTACAACAGATTTGTTTTTAAAATGGGGGAATAAAAAGAGACTCAGATGTGTGAGAGTTAACGACTCCGATGATCCAACGGGACCGTCGGTTGCGGCTTCAGGCCGCCGGAGAGTTCGCCGGAAAGTTAACTCTCATTTTGTTACTTTTAGTTCTGATAATGATAGCAGAGAACCTTCTGTTACTCTACCTTCTGCTCGTGTCACAAG GAACGCTGAGTTAGCGACGAATTCAAGATCGGAAAGTAACCGGAAAGCCTCATCGGAGAAAGAGGATAGATTTTATACGGCGAAAGGGTGTACGGTGGCCGGAGGTGGCGGAGGGCTTGTGGTGGAAGAAAGTGGCGGGAAAAGTAAGCATGTGTGGCCAAAATTGTATATAACATTAACAAGTAAGGAGAAAGAAGAAGATTTTATGGCAATGAAAGGTTGTAAGCCTTCCCATAGGCCTAAGAAGAGGGCTAAGATGATCCAAAGAACTATACTT TTGGTGAGTCCAGGGGCATGGTTGTCCGATATGTGTCAAGAGAGATATGAAGTCAGAGAAAAGAAGAACACCAAGAAG AGACCAACAGGATTGAAGGCCATGGGAAGCATGGAGAGTGATTCAGATTGA